The following are encoded together in the Bradyrhizobium genosp. L genome:
- a CDS encoding alpha/beta fold hydrolase, translating to MTSPHRILVGDAPIALARWGEPASGKRPALLLHGTGFVAEVWTEVAEALAADCTVYALDRRGHGLSHKPPADRYHFLDFAEDLCTVIERLDLRDIYGIGHSAGATDLLLAAKLMPDRFARLFVMEPTVMDPHTPRDAGLSEASVASVQGTLRRRAEFDSADALFQRLRTAPAFVPWTAPALWAYVHHGFARLDDGRVRLHCTPEIESALLVPIFQAMEQIYTGDARGNPFPWLSEIKCPVCIATAEQSWPVYHEMADRAAALIPHASRRTFAGVGHCVAQEAPGLLVEVLRAFAAQAP from the coding sequence ATGACCTCCCCTCACCGCATCCTCGTCGGCGACGCGCCGATCGCGCTGGCGCGCTGGGGTGAACCTGCCTCGGGAAAGCGGCCGGCGCTGCTGCTGCACGGCACCGGTTTCGTTGCCGAGGTCTGGACCGAGGTGGCGGAGGCGCTGGCGGCCGACTGCACGGTCTATGCGCTCGACCGCCGCGGCCATGGTCTCAGCCACAAGCCGCCGGCCGACCGCTATCATTTCCTGGATTTCGCCGAGGATCTCTGCACGGTGATCGAGCGCCTCGATCTCCGCGATATCTACGGCATCGGCCATAGCGCCGGCGCCACCGATCTGCTGCTGGCGGCAAAGCTGATGCCGGATCGCTTCGCGCGGCTGTTCGTGATGGAGCCGACCGTGATGGATCCGCACACACCGCGCGACGCCGGTTTGAGCGAGGCGTCGGTGGCATCGGTGCAGGGCACGCTGCGCCGCCGGGCCGAATTCGATAGCGCCGATGCCCTGTTCCAGCGCCTGCGCACTGCGCCCGCCTTCGTGCCATGGACTGCACCCGCCCTGTGGGCCTACGTTCATCACGGCTTCGCGCGGCTCGACGACGGCCGCGTGCGGCTGCACTGCACGCCGGAGATCGAGTCGGCGCTGCTGGTGCCGATCTTCCAGGCCATGGAGCAGATCTATACCGGCGACGCACGCGGCAATCCGTTTCCGTGGCTGTCGGAGATCAAATGTCCGGTCTGCATCGCCACCGCCGAGCAGTCATGGCCGGTCTACCACGAGATGGCCGACCGTGCCGCAGCGCTGATCCCGCATGCGAGCCGCCGGACCTTTGCCGGCGTCGGGCATTGTGTCGCGCAGGAGGCACCTGGACTGCTGGTCGAGGTGCTCAGAGCGTTCGCCGCGCAAGCACCGTAG
- a CDS encoding GMC family oxidoreductase codes for MPRRLEGDFDYIVVGAGTAGCIMANRLSADSSKRVLLLEAGGRDNWIWFHIPVGYLFAIGNPRSDWMFKTEPEPGLNGRALSYPRGKVIGGSSAINAMISMRGQAADYDHWRQLGLAGWSYSDVLPAFRKLEDHFLGESEHHGSGGGWRIEAPRLSWDVLDAVGDAAEEMGIKRIPDFNTGDNEGTSYFHVNQKRGRRWSSARGFLKPVLNRSNLRLETNVLVDRLVIESGRAAGVLFRQGHETMEARAKGEVILCAGSIGTTQVLQRSGIGPSEWLSPLGIDIVADVQGIGHNLQDHLQQRAIYKVSGVRTLNETYYNLFRRGLMGLDYAVRRRGPLTMAPSQLGIFTRSDATRSRANIQFHVQPLSLDKFGDPLHRFPAITVSACNLQPTSRGTVRIRSAAADDKPSIAPNYLSTEDDRQVAADAIRTTRRLMKQKALEKYHPEEFMPGPAVGDDDASLAKAAGDIGTTIFHPVGTAKMGTANDPMAVVDERLRFYGLNGLRIADASVMPTITSGNTNTPTAMIAEKGAAMIVQDAR; via the coding sequence ATGCCGCGAAGGCTCGAGGGTGATTTCGATTATATCGTGGTCGGCGCAGGTACGGCGGGCTGCATCATGGCCAACCGGCTGTCGGCCGATTCGAGCAAGCGCGTGCTGCTACTGGAAGCCGGCGGCAGGGACAACTGGATCTGGTTTCACATCCCGGTCGGCTATCTCTTCGCGATCGGCAATCCGCGCTCGGACTGGATGTTCAAGACCGAGCCCGAGCCCGGCCTCAACGGCCGCGCGCTGAGCTATCCGCGCGGCAAGGTGATCGGCGGCTCGTCCGCGATCAACGCCATGATCTCGATGCGCGGCCAGGCCGCGGATTACGATCACTGGCGGCAGCTCGGCCTTGCGGGCTGGAGCTACAGCGACGTGCTGCCGGCGTTCCGGAAGCTCGAGGATCATTTCCTCGGCGAGAGCGAGCATCATGGCAGCGGCGGCGGCTGGCGCATCGAGGCGCCCAGGCTGTCATGGGACGTGCTCGACGCGGTCGGCGACGCCGCCGAGGAGATGGGCATCAAGCGCATCCCGGATTTCAACACCGGCGACAATGAAGGCACCAGCTATTTCCACGTCAACCAGAAGCGCGGCCGGCGCTGGTCGTCGGCGCGCGGCTTCCTCAAGCCGGTGCTCAATCGCTCCAATCTGCGGCTCGAGACCAACGTGCTGGTCGACCGCCTGGTGATCGAGAGCGGCCGCGCCGCCGGCGTGCTGTTCCGGCAGGGCCACGAGACGATGGAGGCGCGCGCCAAGGGCGAAGTGATCCTCTGCGCCGGCTCGATCGGCACCACGCAGGTGCTGCAGCGCTCCGGCATCGGCCCGTCGGAATGGCTGTCGCCGCTCGGCATCGACATCGTCGCCGACGTGCAAGGCATCGGCCATAATCTGCAGGACCATTTGCAGCAGCGCGCGATCTACAAGGTGTCGGGCGTGCGCACGCTGAACGAGACCTATTACAATCTGTTCCGCCGCGGACTGATGGGGCTCGACTATGCGGTCCGCCGCCGCGGTCCCCTCACCATGGCGCCGTCGCAGCTCGGCATCTTCACGCGCTCGGATGCCACGCGCTCGCGCGCCAACATCCAGTTCCACGTGCAGCCGCTGTCGCTCGACAAGTTCGGCGATCCCCTGCATCGTTTCCCCGCGATCACGGTGAGCGCCTGCAATCTGCAACCGACCTCGCGCGGCACGGTGCGGATCCGCTCCGCGGCAGCGGACGACAAGCCGTCGATCGCGCCGAATTACCTCTCGACCGAGGACGACCGCCAGGTCGCGGCGGACGCGATCCGCACCACGCGCAGACTGATGAAGCAGAAGGCGCTGGAGAAATATCATCCCGAGGAATTCATGCCCGGCCCTGCCGTCGGCGATGACGATGCATCGCTCGCAAAAGCCGCTGGCGACATCGGCACCACGATCTTCCATCCGGTCGGCACCGCGAAGATGGGCACCGCGAACGATCCGATGGCGGTCGTCGACGAGCGCCTCCGCTTCTACGGCCTCAACGGCCTGCGCATCGCCGACGCCTCGGTGATGCCGACCATCACCTCGGGCAACACCAACACCCCGACCGCGATGATCGCCGAGAAGGGCGCGGCGATGATTGTGCAGGATGCGCGGTAG
- a CDS encoding aldehyde dehydrogenase, whose product MTADGSMGTEALRPGQPQALPTFKMHVDGEWCESASGQWLETKNPYTGKAWALIPRGNADDIERAVQAAHRAFVAGSWASMHPSDRGLLLQRVADLIAANAERLAELEVRDNGKLKVEMLGQMRYLPRWFQYYGGLADKIEGRMPPIDKKGMLHYVSYEPVGVVGAITPWNSPLLLTVWKIAPALAAGNTVVIKPSEFASTSLIALVELFEQAGFPKGVINVVTGLGAETGEPLVEHPLVTRIAFTGGNIAGLRIYQAAARQFKRVSLELGGKSPNIVFADAAIDEAIKGVISGIFAASGQTCMAGSRLLLHSSIHDAFLARLVEVMREARLGDPNNPDTDVGPVATEQQLEKVLRYIELAKQEGARCVLGGRRADGPECGDGWFVEPTIFADVTNDMRIAREEVFGPILSVIKFDSDEEAVALANDTPFGLAAGLWTTDLARALALPKRLRAGTAWVNAYRVVSYLAPFGGFNESGIGRENGYDAIYEYLEPKSVFINPTPAIGNPFTLQ is encoded by the coding sequence ATGACGGCCGATGGTTCGATGGGAACGGAGGCGCTGCGGCCCGGGCAGCCGCAGGCGCTGCCGACATTCAAGATGCATGTCGATGGCGAATGGTGCGAGTCTGCTTCGGGTCAGTGGCTGGAGACCAAGAACCCTTACACCGGCAAGGCCTGGGCGCTGATTCCACGCGGCAACGCCGACGACATCGAGCGCGCCGTGCAAGCGGCGCATCGGGCCTTTGTCGCCGGATCATGGGCCAGCATGCATCCGAGCGATCGCGGCCTGCTGTTGCAACGGGTCGCCGATCTGATCGCGGCCAATGCGGAGCGGCTCGCCGAACTCGAGGTGCGCGACAACGGCAAGCTCAAGGTCGAGATGCTCGGCCAGATGCGCTATCTGCCGCGCTGGTTCCAGTACTATGGCGGGCTTGCCGACAAGATCGAGGGCCGCATGCCGCCGATCGACAAGAAGGGCATGCTGCACTACGTATCATATGAACCCGTCGGCGTCGTCGGCGCCATCACGCCGTGGAATTCGCCGCTGCTGCTGACGGTGTGGAAGATCGCGCCCGCGCTTGCCGCCGGCAACACCGTGGTGATCAAGCCGTCGGAATTCGCCTCGACCTCGTTGATCGCGTTGGTCGAGCTGTTCGAACAGGCCGGCTTTCCCAAAGGCGTCATCAACGTCGTGACCGGTCTCGGCGCCGAGACCGGCGAGCCGCTGGTCGAGCACCCGCTGGTGACACGGATTGCCTTCACCGGCGGCAACATTGCCGGTCTCAGAATCTACCAGGCGGCGGCGCGGCAGTTCAAGCGCGTCTCGCTCGAACTCGGCGGCAAATCGCCGAACATCGTGTTCGCGGATGCGGCGATCGACGAGGCGATCAAGGGCGTCATCTCGGGTATCTTCGCCGCGAGCGGGCAGACTTGCATGGCTGGCTCGCGCCTGCTGCTGCATTCTTCGATTCACGATGCATTCCTGGCGCGCCTCGTCGAAGTCATGCGAGAGGCCCGGCTCGGCGATCCCAACAATCCCGACACCGACGTCGGGCCGGTCGCGACCGAGCAACAGCTCGAAAAAGTGCTGCGCTATATCGAGCTGGCGAAGCAGGAGGGCGCGCGCTGCGTGCTCGGCGGACGGCGCGCCGACGGGCCGGAATGCGGCGACGGCTGGTTTGTCGAGCCGACGATCTTCGCCGACGTCACCAACGACATGCGAATTGCACGCGAAGAGGTGTTCGGCCCGATCCTGAGCGTGATCAAATTCGACAGCGACGAGGAAGCCGTCGCGCTGGCGAACGATACGCCGTTCGGGCTTGCCGCCGGCCTCTGGACCACCGATCTTGCGCGTGCCCTGGCGCTGCCGAAGCGGCTCAGGGCCGGAACGGCGTGGGTCAATGCCTATCGGGTGGTGAGCTATCTCGCGCCGTTCGGCGGCTTCAACGAGTCCGGCATCGGGCGCGAGAACGGCTACGACGCGATCTACGAATATCTGGAGCCGAAGAGCGTCTTCATCAATCCGACGCCTGCGATCGGGAATCCCTTCACCCTGCAGTGA
- a CDS encoding inorganic phosphate transporter — translation MSDMALPGSIEPALKKGPDLDKGFHPLTGVIYLGVVAAALLFVAYSIYSDVDATGTRVSSFLPYMLLFVALLIALGFEFVNGFHDTANAVATVIYTRSMPAHIAVVWSGMFNLFGVLLSSGAVAFGIVSLLPVELILQVGSSAGFAMVFALLIAAIIWNLGTWMLGLPASSSHTLIGSIMGVGITNALLRGRDGTSGVDWSQAAGIAKALLLSPLFGFVLAAGLLFILKAVLARVTPALFGEPVGDQPPPWWIRGILILTCTLVSFFHGSNDGQKGMGLIMLILIGTVPTAYALNRSMPDSQLAKFATTSQAASKVIEGKAAGYNVIGNPRPAVTNYVSQHQINEGTFPSLAVLVRDISNQVNQYGSLAKVPPDTVGNTRNDMYLVSEAIRFLMKDKEAELSAADVATLNDYKGGLDTATKFIPTWVKFAVAIALGLGTMVGWKRIVVTVGEKIGKTHLTYAQGACAEITAAATIAAADGYGLPVSTTHVLSSGIAGTMAANGSGLQWSTIRNIAMAWVLTLPAAMILSGVLYYIFYHVF, via the coding sequence ATGAGCGATATGGCGTTACCCGGCTCGATCGAGCCGGCCCTCAAAAAGGGCCCGGATCTCGACAAGGGCTTTCACCCTCTGACCGGTGTCATTTACCTGGGCGTCGTCGCGGCAGCTCTGCTGTTCGTCGCCTACAGCATCTATTCGGATGTCGACGCCACGGGTACGCGGGTCAGCTCGTTCCTGCCCTACATGCTGTTGTTCGTCGCGCTGTTGATCGCGCTCGGCTTCGAGTTCGTCAACGGCTTCCACGACACCGCCAACGCGGTCGCCACCGTGATCTATACCCGCTCGATGCCGGCGCACATCGCCGTGGTGTGGTCGGGCATGTTCAACCTGTTCGGCGTGCTGCTCTCGAGCGGTGCGGTCGCGTTCGGCATCGTGTCGCTGCTGCCGGTCGAGCTGATCCTGCAGGTCGGCTCCAGCGCCGGTTTCGCGATGGTGTTCGCACTGCTGATCGCGGCCATCATCTGGAACCTCGGCACCTGGATGCTCGGCCTGCCGGCCTCCAGCTCGCACACCTTGATCGGCTCGATCATGGGTGTCGGCATCACCAACGCGCTGCTGCGCGGCCGTGACGGCACTTCGGGTGTGGACTGGTCGCAGGCGGCCGGCATCGCCAAGGCGCTGCTGCTCTCGCCGCTGTTCGGCTTCGTGCTCGCGGCCGGCCTGCTCTTCATCCTCAAGGCCGTGCTGGCCCGTGTGACTCCGGCCCTGTTCGGCGAGCCGGTCGGCGACCAGCCGCCGCCGTGGTGGATCCGCGGCATCCTGATCCTGACCTGCACGCTGGTCAGCTTCTTCCACGGCTCCAACGACGGTCAGAAGGGCATGGGCTTGATCATGCTGATCCTGATCGGCACCGTGCCGACGGCCTACGCGCTGAACCGCTCGATGCCCGACAGCCAGCTCGCCAAGTTCGCGACCACCTCGCAGGCCGCCAGCAAGGTCATCGAAGGCAAGGCCGCCGGTTACAACGTGATCGGCAATCCGCGCCCGGCCGTGACCAACTACGTCTCGCAGCATCAGATCAACGAGGGCACGTTCCCGTCGCTGGCGGTGCTGGTGCGCGACATCAGCAACCAGGTCAACCAGTACGGCTCGCTGGCCAAGGTCCCGCCGGACACGGTCGGCAACACCCGTAACGACATGTACCTCGTCTCCGAAGCGATCCGCTTCCTGATGAAGGACAAGGAAGCCGAGCTCTCGGCTGCCGACGTCGCCACCCTGAACGACTACAAGGGCGGGCTCGATACCGCGACCAAGTTCATCCCGACCTGGGTGAAATTCGCCGTCGCCATCGCGCTCGGCCTCGGCACCATGGTCGGCTGGAAGCGCATCGTCGTCACCGTCGGCGAGAAGATCGGCAAGACCCACCTGACCTACGCCCAGGGCGCCTGCGCCGAGATCACCGCAGCCGCCACGATCGCGGCGGCCGACGGCTACGGCCTGCCGGTCTCGACCACCCACGTGCTGTCGTCCGGCATCGCCGGCACGATGGCCGCCAACGGCTCCGGCCTGCAATGGTCGACGATCCGCAACATCGCGATGGCCTGGGTGCTGACCCTGCCGGCCGCGATGATCCTCTCGGGCGTGCTGTACTACATCTTCTACCACGTGTTCTGA
- a CDS encoding M20 aminoacylase family protein has protein sequence MPIVNRVADLQPDIQAWRRNIHENPELLYDVHRTASFVADRLKEFGCDEVVTGLGKTGVVGVIKGKTPGGNGDLKVIGLRADMDALPIQEETNLPYASKTPGKMHACGHDGHTAMLLGAARYLAETRNFAGTAVVIFQPAEEGGAGAAAMIKDGLMDRFGIEQVYGMHNGPGIPIGAFAIRPGPIMASTDEVNISIEGLGGHAARPHKCIDSVMVGAQLITALQSVVSRSVDPLDSAVISICEFHAGNARNVIPQTAELRGTVRTLTPEVRQLVEKRIAEVVKGVAMLTGARIDLNYKRGYPVTVNHGAQTEFASRIAREVAGEANVHEMPPLMGGEDFSYMLESRPGAFIFCGNGDSAGLHHPAYNFNDEAIVYGTSYFVKIVETALAA, from the coding sequence ATGCCCATCGTCAACCGCGTCGCCGACCTGCAACCCGATATCCAGGCCTGGCGCCGCAACATCCACGAAAACCCCGAGCTGCTCTATGACGTGCACCGCACCGCATCATTCGTGGCGGACAGGCTGAAGGAGTTCGGCTGCGACGAGGTCGTGACCGGCCTCGGCAAGACCGGGGTGGTCGGCGTGATCAAGGGCAAGACGCCGGGCGGCAACGGCGATCTCAAGGTGATCGGCCTGCGCGCCGACATGGATGCGCTGCCGATCCAGGAAGAGACCAATCTGCCCTACGCGTCCAAGACGCCCGGTAAGATGCATGCCTGCGGCCACGACGGCCACACCGCGATGCTGCTCGGGGCTGCGCGCTATCTGGCCGAGACGCGCAACTTCGCCGGCACCGCGGTCGTGATCTTCCAGCCGGCCGAAGAGGGCGGCGCCGGCGCTGCCGCGATGATCAAGGACGGGCTGATGGACCGTTTCGGCATCGAGCAGGTCTACGGCATGCACAACGGCCCGGGCATTCCGATCGGCGCGTTCGCGATCCGGCCCGGCCCGATCATGGCCTCGACCGACGAGGTCAATATCAGCATCGAGGGGCTCGGCGGCCACGCCGCGCGGCCGCACAAATGCATCGACTCGGTGATGGTCGGCGCGCAGCTGATCACCGCGCTGCAGTCGGTGGTGTCGCGCAGCGTCGATCCGCTCGACTCCGCCGTGATCTCGATCTGCGAATTCCACGCCGGCAACGCCCGCAACGTGATCCCGCAGACCGCGGAGCTGCGCGGCACCGTGCGCACGCTGACCCCGGAGGTCCGCCAGCTGGTCGAGAAGCGCATCGCCGAGGTCGTCAAGGGCGTGGCGATGCTGACCGGCGCCAGGATCGATCTCAACTACAAGCGCGGCTATCCCGTCACCGTCAATCACGGTGCACAGACCGAATTCGCCTCCCGCATCGCCAGGGAGGTCGCCGGCGAGGCCAATGTGCACGAGATGCCGCCGCTGATGGGCGGCGAGGACTTCTCCTACATGCTGGAATCGCGCCCCGGCGCCTTCATCTTCTGCGGCAATGGCGACAGCGCCGGGCTGCATCACCCCGCCTACAATTTCAACGACGAGGCGATCGTCTACGGCACGTCCTATTTCGTGAAGATCGTGGAGACCGCGCTGGCGGCGTGA
- a CDS encoding autotransporter domain-containing SGNH/GDSL hydrolase family protein, which yields MTLKSVMPAAALLLAAGMPVAGAQAQQLGTIYGFGDSLLDVSRNCPIAFPQSAPYGACGNGKGTLQWLPDFTSYSFIKSNDYAYNGVGNGVFPAFNGGPTVAQQIVEFTSAGRSFQPNDLIVVGGMPNNWGAMYLGLPDANGVPYTPQTLAAATLSQQYGNFAQLIKAGGHNFIAENMFASSTYNWYYIGGFFPNGPPYNQIPDLPIARQFFGLVNDNLAATLAPLAAPGVRIHIVDLAAIYTRAYTDPASLGFKTGTACIFDGNCLTASKDVQNQHFMYDLHPTEAGYAVIARYEANLLAAQDGLAAQGDLAQITAQNFSNAIFARLDAYRFADAGVAGSVAAYQAYASMDRPGIATKAPPARLAPEQPLSVYMAASYGSGSIGDRFSADGNARGFDYTLAGGTVGADVKINPDTRIGIAFNYTNPVADLSGGTGHLNLDSYQVGGFASFTYPHLLTDIVATYGHHVYQIDRPGVIDTIRGSTSGDSFTAGFKSAYLFDVGQLRVGPLVGLTYDYTTVNPYTETGDPIITQFVARQTLEGLTGSAGVQLRAPFVVGTQLVSSYLNLTAEHDFLSGGRTLLSAETVALALPIYTLVPGNPDRTYGKIAGGLSTALAGNVSAMLTAAGTFGNSNSQFALQGAVKVAF from the coding sequence GTGACGTTGAAATCGGTGATGCCGGCCGCAGCCTTGCTGCTGGCCGCGGGGATGCCTGTCGCCGGCGCGCAGGCGCAGCAGCTTGGGACGATCTACGGTTTTGGCGACAGCCTGCTCGACGTGTCGCGCAACTGCCCGATCGCGTTTCCGCAATCGGCGCCCTACGGGGCCTGCGGCAACGGCAAGGGCACGCTGCAATGGTTGCCCGACTTCACGAGCTACAGTTTCATCAAGTCGAACGACTACGCCTACAACGGTGTCGGCAACGGCGTATTTCCGGCGTTCAACGGCGGCCCGACGGTCGCGCAGCAGATCGTCGAGTTCACCAGCGCCGGCCGCAGCTTTCAGCCCAACGATTTGATCGTGGTCGGCGGCATGCCGAACAATTGGGGCGCGATGTATCTCGGGCTGCCCGATGCGAACGGCGTGCCCTACACGCCGCAGACGCTGGCGGCCGCAACGCTGTCGCAGCAGTACGGCAACTTCGCGCAGCTGATCAAAGCCGGCGGGCACAATTTCATCGCCGAGAACATGTTCGCGTCGTCGACCTACAACTGGTACTACATCGGCGGCTTCTTCCCGAACGGCCCGCCCTACAACCAGATCCCGGATCTGCCGATCGCGCGGCAATTCTTCGGGCTGGTCAACGATAATCTCGCCGCCACGCTGGCGCCGCTCGCAGCGCCCGGCGTGCGCATCCACATCGTCGATCTCGCCGCGATCTACACCCGCGCCTACACCGATCCGGCGAGCCTCGGTTTCAAGACCGGCACTGCCTGCATCTTCGACGGCAACTGCCTGACCGCGTCAAAGGACGTGCAGAACCAGCACTTCATGTACGACCTGCATCCGACCGAGGCGGGCTATGCGGTGATCGCGCGCTATGAGGCGAACCTGCTCGCGGCACAGGACGGCCTCGCCGCGCAGGGCGATCTCGCCCAAATCACCGCGCAGAATTTTTCCAACGCGATCTTCGCGCGGCTGGATGCCTACCGCTTCGCCGATGCCGGCGTCGCAGGCAGCGTCGCGGCCTATCAGGCCTATGCGTCGATGGATCGGCCGGGCATCGCCACCAAGGCGCCGCCGGCGCGCCTGGCACCGGAGCAGCCGCTCTCGGTCTACATGGCGGCAAGCTACGGCAGCGGCAGTATCGGCGATCGCTTCAGCGCCGACGGCAACGCGCGTGGCTTCGACTACACGCTGGCCGGCGGAACGGTCGGCGCCGACGTCAAGATCAATCCCGACACCCGTATCGGCATCGCCTTCAACTATACCAACCCGGTCGCCGATCTCTCCGGCGGCACCGGGCACCTCAATCTCGACAGCTATCAGGTCGGCGGCTTCGCTTCCTTCACCTATCCACATCTCCTAACGGACATCGTCGCGACCTACGGCCATCACGTCTACCAGATCGATCGTCCCGGCGTGATCGACACCATCCGCGGCAGCACCAGCGGCGACAGCTTCACCGCGGGGTTCAAGTCGGCCTATCTGTTCGACGTCGGCCAGCTCAGGGTCGGCCCGCTGGTCGGACTCACCTACGATTACACGACCGTCAATCCCTATACCGAGACCGGCGATCCCATCATCACGCAATTTGTGGCGCGGCAGACGCTGGAGGGCCTGACCGGCAGCGCCGGCGTGCAGCTGCGCGCGCCGTTTGTGGTCGGCACCCAGCTCGTCAGCTCCTACCTCAACCTGACGGCGGAGCACGACTTCCTGAGCGGCGGGCGCACGCTGCTCTCGGCGGAAACCGTGGCGCTGGCACTGCCGATCTACACATTGGTGCCCGGTAATCCCGACCGCACCTACGGCAAGATCGCAGGCGGCCTCAGCACGGCACTCGCGGGCAATGTCAGCGCGATGCTGACGGCGGCCGGCACGTTCGGAAACAGCAATTCGCAGTTCGCGCTGCAGGGCGCCGTGAAGGTCGCATTCTAA
- a CDS encoding ABC transporter substrate-binding protein yields MTWSLFRGSLLATLLIASSAVARAEDAPFRIGVIDDMSGVYSGNGGPGTVLATRMAVEDFGGKVLGRPIEVISADHQSKPDIGAALARQYIEQQGVSMIIPGGASSVGLAVQAIARSLKKTTLVSGGYASNFSGDGCSPYGTQWAPSTSELSKTIAKGIVEGGGKKWFFIVADYVFGKNLAADAGETVTASGGTIVGQVLHPLNVTDLASQLLAAQGSGADVIGLADAGPDLVLAIKQAREFGVSAKLATMLVFENNVTALGLDTAQGLRLAASFYWDLNDETRAWSKRFMARNGDKVPTMGHVLAYLATTHYLKAVAAVGSDDAAQVQAKMLQMPIEGNLIQHAHIQANGRVVSDMHIFEVKGPKESKGPADMYRLVATLPGDGLFVPAEKSGCPYLATR; encoded by the coding sequence ATGACCTGGTCACTGTTTCGCGGAAGCCTGCTGGCGACATTGTTGATCGCATCGAGCGCAGTGGCGCGTGCCGAGGACGCGCCGTTCCGGATCGGCGTGATCGACGACATGTCCGGCGTCTATTCCGGCAATGGCGGGCCGGGCACCGTGCTCGCCACAAGGATGGCGGTGGAGGATTTTGGCGGCAAGGTGCTGGGCCGCCCGATCGAGGTGATCTCGGCCGACCACCAGAGCAAGCCCGATATCGGCGCAGCACTTGCCCGCCAGTACATCGAGCAGCAGGGCGTCAGCATGATCATTCCGGGCGGTGCGAGCTCGGTGGGCCTCGCGGTGCAGGCGATCGCGCGGTCGCTGAAGAAGACCACGCTGGTCAGCGGCGGCTATGCGTCGAATTTCTCTGGCGACGGCTGCTCGCCCTACGGCACGCAATGGGCGCCCTCGACCAGCGAACTCTCTAAAACAATTGCCAAGGGCATCGTCGAGGGCGGCGGCAAGAAGTGGTTCTTCATCGTCGCCGACTATGTGTTCGGCAAGAATCTCGCGGCCGATGCCGGCGAGACCGTGACCGCCTCCGGCGGCACCATCGTCGGCCAGGTGCTGCATCCGCTCAACGTCACCGACCTCGCCTCGCAATTGCTTGCCGCGCAGGGCTCCGGCGCCGACGTGATCGGCCTCGCCGACGCCGGTCCGGATCTCGTGCTCGCGATCAAGCAGGCACGGGAGTTCGGCGTCAGCGCCAAGCTCGCGACCATGCTCGTGTTCGAGAACAACGTCACCGCGCTCGGGCTCGACACCGCGCAGGGCTTGCGGCTGGCCGCGTCGTTCTACTGGGACCTCAACGACGAGACCCGCGCCTGGTCGAAGCGCTTCATGGCCCGCAATGGCGACAAGGTGCCGACCATGGGTCACGTGCTCGCCTATCTCGCGACCACCCACTACCTCAAGGCGGTCGCTGCCGTCGGCAGCGACGACGCGGCGCAGGTGCAGGCCAAAATGCTGCAGATGCCGATCGAGGGCAATCTGATCCAGCACGCCCACATCCAGGCCAACGGCCGCGTCGTCTCCGACATGCATATTTTCGAGGTCAAGGGTCCGAAGGAATCCAAGGGCCCGGCCGACATGTACAGACTGGTCGCGACACTGCCGGGCGACGGGCTGTTCGTGCCGGCCGAGAAGAGCGGCTGTCCCTATCTCGCTACGCGGTGA
- a CDS encoding helix-turn-helix domain-containing protein gives MRATPHSSMHDRSKSGRPTKGDAAAAEVGTGAKRARLQRPPRTERAGDDALVAEVGSRVKQLRTQAGLTLEEFATQSGVSRAMLSKVERGEKSPTLAIIVRIAKGLNVSMSTLMGAEPDPAQVAVIRKANRLAFTDPETGFERHNLSPTHLDNDLEFLLHRIPPGESSGELPRYKVATEKYLIVHEGQLTVETGEARYVLETGDSFYFDVREPYRFTNDGKTRCAYYLVIRRRRP, from the coding sequence ATGCGCGCCACTCCTCATTCCAGCATGCACGACAGATCGAAGTCCGGCCGGCCAACGAAGGGCGACGCTGCCGCCGCCGAGGTCGGAACCGGCGCCAAGCGCGCGCGCCTGCAGCGGCCGCCGCGGACCGAGCGCGCCGGCGACGATGCGCTGGTTGCCGAAGTCGGCAGCCGGGTCAAGCAGCTGCGCACGCAGGCCGGGCTGACGCTGGAAGAGTTCGCGACCCAGTCCGGCGTCAGCCGCGCCATGCTGTCCAAGGTCGAACGCGGAGAGAAGAGCCCGACGCTTGCGATCATCGTGCGTATCGCCAAGGGCCTCAACGTCTCGATGTCGACCTTGATGGGCGCGGAGCCCGACCCGGCACAAGTGGCCGTGATCCGCAAGGCCAACCGGCTCGCCTTCACCGATCCGGAGACCGGCTTCGAGCGCCACAATCTGTCGCCGACGCACCTCGACAACGATCTCGAATTCCTGCTGCACCGGATTCCGCCCGGCGAATCCTCCGGCGAGCTGCCGCGCTACAAGGTGGCGACCGAGAAATATCTGATCGTGCATGAGGGCCAGCTGACGGTCGAGACCGGCGAGGCGCGCTATGTGCTGGAGACCGGCGATTCCTTCTATTTCGATGTCCGCGAGCCCTATCGGTTCACCAACGACGGCAAGACGCGTTGCGCCTATTACCTGGTGATCCGCCGTCGTCGGCCGTGA